One window from the genome of Entelurus aequoreus isolate RoL-2023_Sb linkage group LG04, RoL_Eaeq_v1.1, whole genome shotgun sequence encodes:
- the hivep2a gene encoding transcription factor HIVEP2a, protein MEARKSAADEQKCPRKDMVTEKTPLQRKWASEPSATAKQSTFADPGAQHCESLPCGANTVSAPQHKYSITGNSGTVQSGPSAISAVGGQLSQDRQGSFAQGFPGGYSYQLGQPYPQHPQTERFLSGAKPQPGLEPHAWPFVGQLPSDDMYPIGHPGHTQSHGAGARAERFPRQKSPSLPSSFRTYLQSGSAPGEEVYGKKELKAKKPGKYICYYCGRACAKPSVLKKHIRSHTGERPYPCVPCGFSFKTKSNLYKHRKSHAHAIKAGLVPFSDLVMSRSRDMDQASPVGEPEVHSDGEQSTDTDEEVVEGSTMLMDKDGSTTQICFEVDKTTGGAEPAYADSAEDQFVGSIKVPILIVPKSGGVPSTGMECLPFQDIKGSHAMMTSLAGRRGRSLDDSHSVKPSLALRLHDKKGQDSDSAASQSLNLLSPHSKGSTDSGYFSRSESAEQQISPPNTNVKTYEEIMFGRTWYYRPNSRSRESINVTMAGADVRSLASLKQPGVVLDLGKISEDHICLRGDIGMSGDSKHYPTGPSQSSTGLLEPPSDSGHLIRSNSMPTSSPPNLSLPPGIRGSHSFDEMMTSDDVFYPPGLRRLRRQAAIELSAHEAHIGDAEGCGHMPKNFTSSLAKKINERSPAVPEHYAYTAYGTKVSMSDIATRKRRKETSVGDEEDSPGHCDSSCSGSVEISGDYSSFDGSRATPTGKGSLHSAHSQSDSFDTCASMCSEDIALFTDAECRKAAGNVISVIQHTNSVSRPNSFEKSESFEQSGYHPSAPSSQYSEQSDSDIFEDALSPESALLRTESMDQQPQSDSDLASFSSSSAAASPRQPYHIPHKLVRQPNIQVPEIRVTDEKDAEASMARDQQKHQPHVEEFQLPQRSDTLAQMPSEKLPPKKKRLRLADIDHSSGESSFESTCTSLSRSPSQESNLSHSSSFSISFDRDEGLKSVSPTKQTQEDCASVGGGKPSEFLTVPGSGHSIQQQQREMRRSSSEQTPYSLPSDLPEMRSKSFDYGSLSPSRQGELYTSGSGLKERRRGYLVRQASLSVYPEAVTQEQAVSELSIKQESVEQRVWPSLIGPAHSISDAAGRTKRVGNSVGGVHQQHVLQQSISEDSLQDEPHYPSSQQHHHLVQGSSSEGEHPVHAIINKEVIQQKFISCQQSAVFHNKEASQTSRQQLTLQASNIQSPSGLPGHGTLHKPTQDQLPHDRQSEPSSLFHQQDLVSYSFKYSLPNSNTTSMPLQQIQPIFATQNPAPNASLPGLVVPVRIQTDVPSFGSVMYTSVSQLIVHSQMPGLVGQSSISDMSLQGGAVTVSQSPERLGRGPCRAGFHLSHFLGQTDGIVLRSPQWRFPDSGPNTGIPLSQTSGTISTTDPSGCSMGGSKRMLSRASSLEIFFVTKQQKRVKEERMFGQMVKEMSAVELSGTNGSNKPEKSEDDCERMSSSPPLGNFPASNTIAIPVRSSAPHQPDMPCPESFTPPLQIVTDFSPASCDQDSPEELDVDESNISPQSMISSNGEDADTCKQPTASEVPTSSQRPETSRGAGQALLLTDMANVQQFFQFPSLRTISRVSWCFLNYTKPNSREAALGSSSYSSWCVSSYNPNPLNLSTKAALAMLRSKQRTNTHHLYTTAAMAPPSSGKLVSSVAWKLRFDQLKPELMPVDVRNFGRKMKGLASWERSKEEHVDKDVSIKPTSTEPTRIKIFEGGYKSNEDYIYVRGRGRGKYICEECGIRCKKPSMLKKHIRTHTDVRPYICKFCNFAFKTKGNLTKHMKSKAHLKKCLELGMSMSSMEEVEAEDADAGEEGRSSSDKMAVHQFSDADDSEGGEDDGDDDEDDEDDDYDGDTTPKTCSRSTSPQPYALPSLSISVMADSDLSLPLPQHSNLLVHKPPLFGYFTTVPSIRITSQAPPSELADSGWIQEEHRRGMLGSGPSSSMDEEGDASPSSRLSSPGLDYSRCPSPISPASSPSPRQYLSPHRDLEPRTGRLSPRQDVSPLRHVSPKRDMGRYRRELSPRRGHLSLLSPLPRPTSPGSRAYKRELSPRGRHKGIMGSHSPRRGLHQHLHHQSQHSAARSLKSAQLAGLLCQTELGPQGRHQATDIDRESSPGSQEGGNQSSPPHQVLFSHLPLHSQLQVRSPFPLIPIGGIQMVHTMPTSVSTPQGQQGQQQATSCFPLHEERTTEELQSSKASCPPFTSSAEGGGPGGVKSSGAPSPALQGLWVMGREQEASVHTCTKAIASLRIDPEEHTERLRGSEEDRPSSSSSATSGQHQYLPPTSASPLSPLVQHFSCLGPPHASGTASPLCPSPGPASESTARSKDVS, encoded by the exons ATGGAAGCTCGCAAGTCGGCTGCTGATGAGCAGAAATGCCCAAGAAAGGACATGGTCACAGAGAAGACCCCTCTGCAAAGAAAATGGGCATCTGAGCCTTCTGCGACTGCCAAACAAAGCACTTTTGCTGATCCTGGGGCACAACACTGCGAGAGTTTGCCGTGCGGCGCCAACACAGTATCAGCTCCCCAACACAAGTACTCAATCACAGGGAATTCTGGGACAGTGCAATCTGGACCCTCTGCCATTAGTGCAGTCGGAGGCCAACTATCTCAAGATCGCCAAGGGTCCTTTGCACAGGGCTTTCCAGGGGGCTACTCCTACCAGCTGGGCCAGCCTTACCCTCAACATCCCCAGACTGAGCGCTTTCTCTCGGGAGCCAAACCTCAACCAGGACTAGAGCCACACGCTTGGCCCTTTGTGGGTCAGCTGCCTTCAGATGATATGTACCCCATAGGACACCCAGGACACACTCAATCTCATGGAGCTGGGGCAAGGGCAGAGAGGTTCCCCCGGCAAAAATCTCCCAGTTTACCTAGCTCTTTCAGAACATACTTACAGTCAGGATCGGCGCCAGGAGAAGAGGTCTACGGAAAAAAAGAGCTGAAGGCCAAAAAACCCGGAAAGTATATTTGTTACTACTGTGGCCGTGCCTGCGCCAAACCTAGCGTCCTGAAGAAGCACATCCGCTCCCACACGGGCGAAAGGCCGTACCCTTGTGTTCCCTGTGGCTTTTCTTTCAAAACCAAGAGCAACCTTTACAAACACCGCAAGTCCCACGCTCACGCCATCAAAGCCGGACTTGTTCCCTTTTCAGACCTTGTCATGTCCCGCAGCAGGGATATGGATCAGGCATCGCCAGTGGGTGAGCCGGAGGTCCACTCTGATGGAGAACAGAGcaccgacacagacgaagaagtTGTGGAAGGGTCCACCATGCTGATGGACAAAGACGGATCCACCACACAGATCTGCTTTGAAGTTGACAAGACTACAG GTGGTGCAGAGCCAGCCTATGCAGACTCAGCTGAAGATCAGTTTGTGGGCTCCATTAAAGTGCCTATCCTTATTGTTCCCAAGTCTGGAGGCGTCCCGTCCACAGGGATGGAGTGCCTGCCTTTCCAGGACATTAAAGGTTCCCATGCCATGATGACGTCTCTGGCTGGGAGAAGAGGACGTTCACTGGACGATTCCCACTCAGTCAAGCCAAGTTTGGCCCTTAGACTGCATGACAAAAAAGGCCAGGATTCTGACTCTGCTGCCTCCCAGTCATTGAACCTCCTCAGTCCTCACAGCAAAGGCAGCACAGACTCAGGCTACTTTTCACGATCTGAGAGTGCTGAGCAACAGATCAGCCCTCCAAATACAAACGTTAAAACATATGAGGAGATTATGTTTGGGCGGACCTGGTATTACCGCCCCAACTCCAGATCAAGGGAGTCTATCAATGTGACAATGGCTGGGGCAGACGTTAGAAGCCTGGCTAGCCTCAAACAACCAGGTGTAGTTCTGGACTTGGGAAAGATCTCTGAGGATCATATCTGTTTGAGGGGGGACATCGGGATGTCTGGAGATTCTAAACATTATCCTACTGGCCCGAGTCAGAGCAGTACAGGACTTCTAGAGCCTCCATCAGATTCCGGGCACCTAATCAGGAGCAACTCCATGCCGACATCATCTCCTCCAAACCTCAGCCTTCCTCCAGGAATACGAGGCAGCCATTCCTTTGATGAGATGATGACATCGGATGATGTGTTTTACCCACCTGGACTGCGTCGACTCCGAAGACAGGCTGCAATTGAACTTTCAGCCCACGAAGCACACATAGGAGATGCTGAGGGCTGTGGACACATGCCCAAGAACTTCACTTCATCCCTCGCTAAAAAGATCAATGAGCGCAGTCCTGCAGTCCCAGAACATTATGCCTATACTGCGTATGGCACTAAAGTAAGCATGTCTGATATAGCCACCAGAAAGAGGAGGAAAGAGACGAGTGTTGGGGATGAAGAAGACAGTCCTGGTCACTGTGACAGTAGTTGCAGTGGCTCAGTCGAGATATCCGGAGACTACAGCAGTTTTGACGGCTCCAGAGCCACCCCAACAGGGAAGGGCTCTCTTCACAGTGCTCATAGCCAGTCAGACAGCTTTGATACCTGTGCTAGCATGTGCTCAGAGGACATAGCTTTATTCACTGACGCTGAATGCAGGAAGGCAGCTGGAAACGTCATATCAGTCATCCAGCACACCAACTCTGTCAGTCGGCCAAATTCCTTTGAGAAGTCAGAGTCCTTCGAGCAGTCAGGATATCATCCCTCAGCCCCATCTAGCCAGTATTCTGAACAGTCTGACTCTGACATTTTTGAAGATGCTTTGAGTCCAGAGTCGGCCCTGCTGAGGACAGAGAGCATGGATCAGCAGCCGCAGAGTGACAGTGACTTGGCTTCCTTCTCGTCTTCATCAGCAGCAGCTTCACCCAGGCAGCCTTATCACATCCCGCACAAACTTGTCCGTCAACCCAACATCCAAGTTCCCGAGATCAGGGTGACGGACGAGAAAGATGCAGAAGCTTCGATGGCCAGGGATCAGCAGAAGCATCAGCCCCACGTAGAAGAATTCCAGCTGCCACAAAGGAGCGACACTCTGGCACAAATGCCTTCAGAAAAGCTGCCGCCAAAGAAGAAGAGATTGCGTCTTGCTGACATAGACCACTCGTCTGGGGAATCCAGCTTTGAGTCCACTTGTACCAGCCTGTCTCGCAGTCCAAGTCAGGAGAGCAATTTGTCCCACTCCTCTTCCTTCTCTATATCTTTTGACAGGGACGAAGGTCTCAAGTCGGTGTCACCCACCAAACAG ACCCAGGAGGACTGTGCCTCGGTGGGGGGAGGTAAACCATCTGAGTTCCTGACAGTGCCCGGCAGTGGTCATTCCATCCAACAACAACAGAGGGAGATGCGCAGGTCCTCGTCGGAACAGACGCCATACTCTCTTCCTTCGGACTTGCCAGAAATGCGCAGCAAGTCCTTCGATTATGGAAGCTTGTCACCCTCCAGACAGGGAGAGCTCTACACCAGTGGCTCCGGCTTAAAGGAACGCCGCCGTGGCTATCTTGTCCGACAG GCTTCACTGAGCGTATATCCAGAGGCAGTCACCCAGGAACAGGCAGTATCTGAGCTGTCAATAAAACAGGAGAGCGTTGAGCAAAGGGTGTGGCCTTCCCTGATAGGGCCAGCACATAGCATCAGCGACGCAGCTGGTAGAACCAAGAGAGTTGGCAACTCTGTTGGTG GAGTTCATCAGCAGCATGTCCTCCAACAGAGCATCAGTGAAGACAGTCTGCAAGACGAGCCTCACTATCCCAG ctCCCAGCAACATCACCACCTGGTTCAGGGATCCTCATCTGAAGGAGAACATCCAGTCCATGCGATCATTAATAAGGAAGTCATCCAACAGAAGTTTATCTCTTGCCAGCAGTCTGCTGTGTTCCATAATAAGGAGGCCAGTCAGACATCAAGACAGCAGCTAACTCTGCAAGCATCCAACATCCAATCGCCGAGCGGCCTGCCTGGACACGGAACACTTCACAAACCTACCCAAGATCAGCTGCCCCATGATAGACAATCAGAACCTTCTTCCTTATTCCATCAGCAAGACCTGGTCTCTTATTCATTCAAATACTCCCTCCCCAACTCCAACACCACCTCTATGCCGCTACAGCAGATCCAACCCATCTTTGCCACCCAGAACCCAGCCCCCAACGCCTCTCTGCCTGGTCTGGTTGTTCCTGTGCGGATACAAACCGACGTGCCATCCTTTGGTAGTGTTATGTATACCAGTGTTAGCCAGCTTATAGTGCACAGTCAGATGCCAGGCTTAGTTGGACAGAGCAGCATCAGTGACATGTCCCTTCAAGGTGGTGCTGTGACTGTCAGCCAATCACCTGAAAGGCTCGGACGAGGTCCATGCAGAGCAGGTTTCCACCTATCACACTTCCTGGGTCAGACAGATGGAATTGTGCTGCGCTCTCCACAATGGAGGTTTCCGGATTCTGGTCCAAACACAGGAATTCCTCTGTCGCAAACATCAGGTACCATATCCACCACGGACCCCTCAGGGTGCAGCATGGGAGGCAGCAAGAGGATGCTTTCTCGTGCCAGCTCTTTGGAGATCTTCTTTGTGACCAAGCAGCAGAAAAGGGTAAAGGAAGAGAGGATGTTTGGGCAGATGGTGAAGGAGATGAGCGCCGTCGAGCTGAGTGGAACCAACGGCAGCAACAAGCCAGAGAAGAGTGAAGATGACTGTGAGAGGATGTCTTCTTCTCCTCCGCTGGGCAATTTCCCAGCTTCCAACACAATTGCCATTCCGGTCCGTTCTTCTGCACCCCACCAGCCTGACATGCCCTGCCCAGAGAGTTTTACCCCTCCTCTCCAGATTGTCACTGACTTTTCTCCTGCTTCATGCGATCAAGACTCTCCTGAAGAGCTTGATGTGGACGAGTCTAACATCAGCCCCCAATCCATGATCTCCTCCAATGGAGAAGATGCTGACACCTGCAAGCAGCCCACAGCCAGTGAAGTCCCAACAAGCAGCCAAAGGCCAGAAACATCTAGAGGGGCGGGCCAGGCATTGCTGCTTACTGACATGGCCAATGTCCAGCAGTTTTTTCAGTTTCCAAGTCTGCGCACCATCAGCCGGGTTAGCTGGTGCTTCCTGAACTACACCAAGCCCAACAGCAGGGAAGCTGCCTTGGGAAGTTCCAGCTACAGCTCATGGTGTGTGAGCTCCTATAACCCGAACCCTCTCAACTTGAGCACCAAGGCTGCACTGGCCATGCTGAGGTCCAAACAGAGGACGAATACCCACCACCTGTACACCACGGCCGCCATGGCACCGCCCAGCTCAGGGAAGCTTGTGTCCTCTGTTGCATGGAAGCTGCGGTTTGATCAG CTGAAGCCAGAACTGATGCCAGTTGATGTCAGAAATTTTGGAAGGAAGATGAAGGGCTTGGCCTCATGGGAGCGGTCCAAGGAGGAGCATGTGGACAAGGACGTCTCCATCAAGCCAACCTCCACCGAACCAACACGCATCAAGATCTTCGAAGGCGG GTACAAGTCCAACGAGGACTACATTTACGTgcgtgggcggggtcgggggaaATACATCTGCGAGGAATGTGGCATCCGCTGCAAGAAGCCCAGCATGCTGAAGAAGCACATAAGAACGCACACCGACGTGCGGCCCTACATATGCAAGTTCTGCAATTTTGCCTTCAAGACCAAAG GAAACCTGACCAAGCACATGAAATCCAAAGCTCATCTGAAGAAGTGTCTGGAGTTAGGCATGTCCATGTCCTCTATGGAGGAGGTGGAGGCAGAGGACGCAG ATGCGGGCGAGGAAGGTCGGAGCTCGTCGGACAAGATGGCAGTGCACCAGTTCTCCGATGCAGACGACTCTGAGGGCGGCGAGGACGACGGGGATGACGATGAAGACGATGAGGACGACGATTATGACGGTGACACCACCCCCAAGACGTGCTCGCGCTCCACCAGCCCGCAGCCTTACGCCCTGCCCTCCTTGTCAATCTCAGTCATGGCCGACTCCGACCTGTCGCTGCCCCTCCCTCAGCATTCCAACCTCCTGGTCCACAAGCCACCGCTGTTCGGCTACTTTACCACCGTGCCGAGCATCCGCATCACATCACAGGCTCCGCCCAGCGAGCTAGCTGACAGTGGGTGGATTCAAGAGGAGCACCGGCGAGGGATGCTGGGGAGCGGGCCTTCCTCCTCCATGGATGAAGAGGGGGATGCCTCACCATCCTCTCGTCTGTCCTCGCCCGGGCTGGATTACTCCAGGTGCCCATCACCCATCTCGCCCGCCTCTTCTCCCTCGCCTCGCCAGTACCTGTCACCACATCGCGACCTCGAACCACGGACAGGACGCCTGTCTCCTCGGCAAGACGTCTCCCCTCTGCGTCATGTCTCCCCCAAGAGAGACATGGGGAGATATAGACGTGAGCTATCCCCCAGGAGAGGACATCTGTCACTTCTCTCACCTCTCCCTCGCCCCACCTCCCCTGGCAGTAGGGCCTACAAGCGCGAGCTGTCTCCGCGAGGACGCCACAAGGGGATAATGGGGTCGCATTCTCCTCGACGGGGTTTGCACCAGCACCTCCACCACCAAAG CCAGCATAGTGCAGCACGAAGCTTGAAGTCAGCTCAACTCGCCGGGTTGCTGTGTCAGACGGAACTCGGCCCTCAAGGACGCCACCAGGCTACAGACATAGACAGA